A genomic segment from Zygotorulaspora mrakii chromosome 1, complete sequence encodes:
- the RTC4 gene encoding Rtc4p (similar to Saccharomyces cerevisiae YNL254C; ancestral locus Anc_1.106), with product MDGSQLKRKRVYGSIVKSPGNSKRSKSFHALREIKSDEKRNNSSDSSDLSDIEGEALRLNSDIMGEVDDEDTDSISSESEREILEELKNISSPEKGICLKQSVDVEDIELTRKECTVHGRHDGWKILKEAETSLVNDDSMLALNARSRIRKDMPEPHVQYLEKQKVRNLHIERYNLPQVLTSSDLINKIQPLLPIIRDMYNGVVDSYYKYEATAVSKYSQNGILSSKEFRSLDINRFQAGFYGFRRQLRVGEEILRHFKSFLLKRQGKTMRWWGVADFANYVLAPEVLASLCILEMNLGKELYDKETRERAYELFDKTIEFGNKVADSEPLEEWEIQAENQRIAEIELSFETGSESLAQRD from the coding sequence ATGGACGGTAGTCAGCTAAAGAGAAAGCGTGTTTATGGATCAATTGTGAAGAGCCCAGGTAATTCGAAAAGGTCGAAAAGCTTCCATGCCCTTAGAGAGATTAAGAGCGATGAAAAAAGGAACAATTCGAGCGATAGCAGTGACTTATCAGATATTGAAGGTGAAGCCTTGCGACTCAACAGTGATATAATGGGGGAAGTTGACGATGAAGACACTGATTCGATCTCATCTGAAAGTGAAAGggaaattttggaagaattgaaaaacatcAGCTCGCCTGAAAAGGGTATCTGTTTAAAGCAAAGTGTTGACGTCGAGGATATTGAACTTACGAGGAAAGAATGTACTGTCCATGGTAGGCACGATGGCTGGAAGATATTGAAGGAGGCGGAGACTTCATTAGTTAACGATGATTCGATGCTTGCTTTAAATGCAAGATCAAGAATACGAAAAGATATGCCGGAGCCTCATGTGCAGTATTTGGAGAAACAGAAAGTTAGGAACCTACACATAGAACGATATAATTTGCCACAAGTATTGACTTCATCTGATCTTATTAATAAGATCCAGCCGCTCTTACCCATCATCAGGGATATGTACAATGGTGTTGTTGACTCATACTATAAGTATGAAGCAACAGCGGTCTCTAAATACTCTCAGAATGGGATCTTATCTTCGAAAGAATTTCGATCATTAGATATTAATCGATTTCAAGCCGGTTTCTACGGTTTTAGAAGACAGTTGAGAGTCGGGGAAGAGATTTTACGACATTTCAAgtctttccttttgaaaaggcaAGGCAAAACAATGAGATGGTGGGGGGTGGCCGATTTTGCTAACTACGTTTTAGCACCCGAAGTGCTAGCCTCTCTATGTATCTTGGAAATGAATTTAGGGAAGGAATTGTATGATAAGGAGACACGAGAACGTGCATATGAACTATTCGATAAAACTATTGAATTTGGCAACAAAGTTGCCGACTCAGAACCATTGGAAGAATGGGAAATTCAAGCAGAAAATCAAAGGATAGCAGAAATTGAGTTAAGTTTCGAAACTGGTTCAGAATCATTGGCACAAAGAGATTAA
- the RAD50 gene encoding MRX complex DNA-binding subunit (similar to Saccharomyces cerevisiae RAD50 (YNL250W); ancestral locus Anc_1.110), whose amino-acid sequence MSAIYKLSIQGIRSFDSNDRETIEFGKPLTLIVGSNGSGKTTIIECLKYATSGDLPPNSKGGAFVHDPKITGEKDVRAQVKLAFTSANALNMIVTRNIQLLVKKTAATFKTLEGQLVIVNSNGGRNTLSTRSIELDTQVPLYMGVPKAILEYVIFCHQEDSLWPLSEPSNLKKKFDEIFQAMKFTKALDNLKGIKKDMSVDIKLLKQSVEHLKVDKDRSETVKLEMRQLETKVEKYKSEVKEIEKRILIVNEQSDKLFKSNQDFQRVLSKAENLKHNRESMRDQISRLSSAIDILDIPRAELLSRIKNFSFTLEEKEVNTEAVRADITSAKSKSLELHNKCNFLIRRQGELTAAKNTHEKNLKALNELHQYLSLKYPSCGKDNTNLRIFLLDLEKIKNSLNANFQKLSNEGKLELSYLEKQLSELRHSKIIQKERLEYSKQDEEKLIKEVDRLDTELQLSGFTFEDLEKEKTSLEKFQQKLHEWERKDDISKFNSDIKSKNDQMLILESEVEDIQIKISKTNQRADLFAKLSVIKRLMKEKEEELSTLKDKILDDENCIKWNISAESNVDVDFKKLSSKLTQETSLKEKKFRDKDREFTEASLNYGNIKQELKDLAEKRSNVGKILERNLPEDCPIEEYEEVVAETELSYRTALENLKMHQTTLAFNRRAIEVAQEESVCYLCSRKFEDKPFKSSLLKKLAAKIDVGFEKGLKETVENEKTYLQTLRSMEKNVVELRSCSEKVKSLVAYEVTSQERVRTLESERNSLSNEYLNLKHDLDFVEKDVRSLVDSVIRCKNELKDLKNDVKTLSDELALYGALREDIQTVDELQAQQKEKNDHLRMLRKDINQLQEKKEEKSREYSKLLTVVKERNLKVTEIEKELSMNRNIENDIEQKKKEIVYMKKSTEKGEKELEALTIKLVECEKIEHLKRKELESNMLSLSTNLKETEEDLEKFSGLKQALDGYASTGLEKLEECSNELDSCQKSFDQINKYIEKRNAELSNEIQKIRDSTNEKRSLEQNLQLCDLRANLERLEIDINEIDISNAENERDRYQEESLKLRNEYEGLSSDNAGKLGEIRQLQNQIESLSRQLRTEYEDVNNHYHKKWVELQTRTFVNDDIETYSKALDSAIMKYHGLKMQDINRIVDELWKRTYSGTDVDSIQIKSDEVKSGIKGKSYNYRVVMYKQDAELDMRGRCSAGQKVLASIIIRLALSETFGVNCGVIALDEPTTNLDEENIESLAKALNNIIHIRRHQKNFQLIVITHDEKFLNNMNASEFTDHFFRVKRDDRQKSQIERVDISRVTE is encoded by the coding sequence ATGAGTGCGATTTATAAACTTTCGATACAGGGTATCAGATCTTTCGATTCGAATGATAGAGAGACTATTGAGTTTGGGAAGCCACTGACGTTGATTGTTGGTTCGAATGGCTCTGGTAAAACTACAATTATCGAATGTCTGAAGTACGCAACAAGTGGTGATTTACCTCCCAATAGTAAGGGTGGTGCATTCGTTCATGATCCCAAGATTACGGGTGAGAAGGACGTCAGAGCGCAGGTGAAACTTGCCTTCACAAGCGCCAATGCATTGAACATGATCGTGACACGTAATATTCAGTTACTGGTTAAAAAAACAGCAGCTACCTTCAAAACTCTCGAAGGTCAACTCGTGATTGTCAACAGTAATGGGGGTCGTAACACGTTGAGCACAAGATCTATTGAGTTGGATACCCAAGTGCCCTTGTACATGGGAGTTCCCAAGGCAATCTTAGAATATGTCATATTTTGCCACCAAGAAGATAGCTTATGGCCATTGAGTGAACCTTCTaacttgaagaagaaatttgacgaaatttttcaagccATGAAGTTTACGAAAGCTCTGGACAATCTGAAGggcatcaaaaaagatatgTCTGTTGATATAAAACTGCTGAAGCAATCTGTTGAGCACCTCAAAGTTGATAAAGATAGGTCAGAAACTGTGAAGCTGGAAATGAGGCAATTAGAGACAAAAGTAGAAAAATATAAGAGTGaagtgaaagaaattgaaaaaagaatacttATCGTGAACGAGCAATCTGACAAATTGTTTAAGTCTAATCAAGATTTTCAGAGGGTTCTGTCGAAGGCTGAAAACCTAAAGCATAATAGAGAATCAATGAGGGATCAGATATCACGATTGTCCAGTGCTATAGATATCCTTGATATTCCACGAGCCGAGCTCCTGAGCCGtatcaaaaacttttcCTTCACTTTagaggagaaagaagttAATACAGAAGCTGTGAGAGCAGATATTACATCTGCAAAATCGAAATCACTAGAATTGCATAACAAATGTAACTTTCTAATACGAAGACAAGGTGAGTTAACAGCCGCAAAAAATACACATgagaaaaatctgaaagCGCTAAATGAATTGCATCAATATTTATCCCTTAAATATCCTTCTTGTGGTAAAGACAATACTAatttgagaatttttttgttagACCTTGAAAAGATTAAGAATAGTCTCAAtgcaaattttcaaaaattgagtaATGAGGGAAAATTAGAATTAAGTTATTTGGAGAAGCAATTATCTGAACTGCGTCATTCAAAGATTATCCAAAAGGAAAGACTTGAGTATTCGAAGCAGGATGAGGAAAAGTTGATAAAGGAGGTCGATAGATTGGATACAGAATTGCAACTTTCTGGATTtacatttgaagatttggagaaggaaaaaactagtctggaaaaatttcaacagaagCTGCACGAGTGGGAACGAAAGGATGACATTAGCAAGTTCAATTCAGACATTAAAAGTAAAAATGATCAAATGCTTATCTTGGAATCCGAGGTGGAAGACATTCagataaaaatttcaaaaactaaTCAGCGGGCTGAtttatttgcaaaattaTCAGTAATAAAGAGACtaatgaaagagaaggaaGAGGAGTTAAGTACATTAAAAGATAAAATACTTGATGACGAAAATTGTATAAAGTGGAATATTTCAGCTGAATCAAATGTGGATGTGGATTTTAAAAAGCTATCTTCCAAATTAACTCAGGAGACTTCtttaaaagagaaaaagttTCGAGACAAAGACCGCGAGTTCACGGAAGCCTCTCTCAATTACGGCAACATTAAACAGGAATTGAAGGACCTAGCGGAGAAAAGAAGTAATGTAGGAAAAATACTCGAACGAAATTTACCAGAAGATTGTCCAATTGAGGAATACGAAGAGGTTGTTGCAGAGACTGAACTCTCATATAGGACCGCATTAGAGAATCTGAAAATGCACCAAACCACTTTAGCGTTTAATCGAAGAGCTATAGAGGTAGCGCAAGAGGAAAGTGTTTGTTATCTTTGCTCCAGAAAGTTTGAGGATAAGcctttcaaaagttctcTTCTCAAGAAACTAGCTGCAAAGATTGATGTTGGTTTTGAGAAGGGGTTAAAGGAAAcagttgaaaatgaaaagacCTATCTCCAAACTTTAAGAAGTATGGAGAAAAATGTTGTTGAGCTTCGTAGCTGCAgtgaaaaagtgaaatcaCTAGTAGCATATGAAGTTACATCGCAAGAGAGAGTCAGAACACTTGAGAGTGAAAGAAACAGCCTCTCCAATGAatatttaaatttgaaacatGATCTAGATTTTGTGGAAAAAGATGTGCGTTCTCTTGTGGATAGCGTAATTCGCTGTAAGAATGAGCTGAAGGATCTAAAGAATGATGTGAAAACATTGTCTGATGAGTTGGCTTTGTACGGGGCATTACGAGAGGATATTCAAACTGTTGACGAATTGCAAGctcaacaaaaagaaaaaaatgaccaTCTTAGAATGTTaagaaaagatatcaatCAACTacaggaaaagaaagaggagAAGTCAagagaatattcaaaattgctTACTGTCGTGAAGGAACGTAATCTCAAAGTCACTGAAATTGAGAAAGAATTGTCCATGAATAGGAATATAGAAAATGATATtgagcagaaaaaaaaagaaatcgTGTATATGAAAAAGTCCACTGAAAAGGGAGAAAAGGAACTTGAAGCGCTGACTATAAAACTAGTAGAGTGTGAAAAAATAGAACacttgaaaagaaaagaattggaatcGAATATGCTCTCCTTAAGcacaaatttgaaagaaactgaagaagacCTAGAAAAATTCAGTGGGCTGAAACAAGCTCTTGATGGATATGCCTCTACTGGACTAGAAAAGTTAGAAGAATGTTCAAATGAACTTGATTCATGtcaaaaaagttttgatcAGATAAATAAATACATCGAAAAGAGGAATGCAGAGCTTTCCAATGAAATACAAAAGATCAGAGACTctacaaatgaaaaacgAAGTCTAGAGCAAAATTTGCAGCTCTGTGATTTGAGAGCCAACCTGGAAAGGCTAGAAATTGATATAAATGAGATTGATATAAGCAATGCAGAGAATGAGCGAGACAGGTATCAAGAGGAGTCGCTTAAATTAAGGAATGAATATGAAGGATTAAGCTCAGATAATGCTGGAAAATTAGGAGAAATAAGGCAGCTTCAGAATCAAATAGAATCTCTTTCTAGACAACTACGCACAGAATACGAGGATGTCAATAATCACTATCACAAAAAATGGGTTGAACTGCAAACGAGAACGTTTGTTAATGATGATATAGAAACCTATTCTAAAGCTTTAGACAGCGCGATTATGAAATATCACGGGCTTAAGATGCAAGACATTAATAGAATTGTCGATGAATTGTGGAAGCGCACTTACAGTGGAACTGATGTTGACTCTATTCAAATTAAATCAGATGAAGTGAAAAGTGGTATTAAAGGCAAATCTTATAATTACCGCGTTGTAATGTACAAGCAAGATGCGGAGTTGGATATGAGGGGTAGGTGTTCTGCGGGGCAAAAAGTTTTGGCCTCTATCATAATTAGATTAGCGTTGTCGGAGACGTTTGGTGTCAATTGCGGTGTTATTGCGCTTGATGAGCCCACAACGAATCTTGATGAGGAGAATATAGAAAGCCTTGCGAAAGCGTTGAATAATATTATTCATATCCGAAGGCACCAGAAGAACTTCCAATTGATTGTTATTACtcatgatgaaaagttCCTGAACAATATGAACGCATCAGAGTTCACGGATCATTTCTTTAGAGTGAAAAGAGATGATAGACAGAAATCTCAGATTGAGAGGGTGGATATCAGTAGGGTTACAGAGTGA
- the NRD1 gene encoding Nrd1 complex RNA-binding subunit (similar to Saccharomyces cerevisiae NRD1 (YNL251C); ancestral locus Anc_1.109) gives MSENNQEFVATLESFRDLKSGISGSRIKKLTTYALDHAEDEETLISLIINYSRTCSASHRLGSLYIIDSIGRAFLDEARANDDVIQSTAKIGSCAHAVYTLGESIKDLLADGISNSNEDHREKIRTLVDIWDRAGLFPKSYLNAIRSKYFSMNAEEESSHTSGSSQDQLSDDPNERCVQILNNLKPLKFVPRVHLPTTLESNDLAEQQAALFQVLVSVQQQFQEQDELQHQRNFTSLPQREPAHQSHVTTEYGSRRERERERERYSSRRNRSRSPRRETGTRNSSGAHTNSNGPLGTNNHHLYPDEQNVPSNSHSRSKPVSFEANLPPDHIKVFSRTLFVGGVPMNMKEWDIATVLRPYAEVQSVILNNARKHAFVKVYSRSEAENVLLNFNKDGSSPLRTRWGVGFGPRDCCDYQHGYSIIPLHRLTDADKKWCVHAQWGGTGGQRLQGGVVFEEPDIIVGEGVSSKAISQKMPTDSGRNGPRSGKADKNSGSTPPMPTYRTNQASNTNEMYPQVPQQPYQQQIPYPQQPQPQTAGYSQPQAAQTSFDATAQLNSLMSMLNQQQN, from the coding sequence ATGAGCGAAAATAATCAAGAATTTGTAGCAACCTTGGAATCCTTCAGGGATTTAAAATCAGGGATCTCTGGTTCACGTATTAAAAAATTGACAACTTACGCACTTGATCATGCTGAAGACGAAGAGACgttgatttctttgattaTTAACTATTCAAGGACTTGTTCTGCTTCCCATAGGCTGGGATCTTTATACATTATAGATTCTATTGGTAGAGCCTTTCTGGACGAAGCTAGGGCAAACGATGATGTCATTCAATCAACAGCTAAAATTGGTTCTTGTGCTCATGCTGTTTATACGCTTGGCGAATCTATCAAGGATCTTTTAGCAGATGGTATTTCAAACAGTAATGAAGATCATAGAGAGAAAATTCGTACTTTAGTTGATATTTGGGATAGAGCTGGGCTGTTCCCAAAAAGTTACCTGAATGCTATTAGGTCGAAATATTTCTCCATGAACGCCGAGGAAGAATCTAGTCACACTTCCGGTTCTTCCCAAGATCAACTTTCTGATGATCCAAATGAAAGATGCGTACAAATTCTGAACAATTTAAAACCATTGAAATTCGTACCTAGAGTTCACTTGCCCACAACTTTGGAATCCAATGATTTGGCTGAACAACAGGCAGCATTATTTCAAGTTCTAGTTTCTGTTCAGcaacaatttcaagaacaagatGAGCTGCAACATCAGCGAAATTTCACATCACTGCCGCAAAGAGAACCTGCTCATCAGAGTCATGTAACTACAGAATATGGCAGCAGACGTGAAAGGGAACGCGAACGTGAAAGATACTCAAGTAGAAGAAATAGATCACGATCACCAAGAAGAGAAACGGGTACAAGAAATAGTAGTGGCGCTCAcacaaattcaaatggtCCTTTAGGGACAAATAATCATCACTTGTATCCGGATGAGCAAAATGTTCCATCGAATTCTCATTCTAGATCCAAACCAGTTAGCTTTGAGGCTAATCTACCACCTGATCATATTAAAGTTTTTAGTCGTACTTTGTTTGTTGGCGGAGTACCaatgaatatgaaagaaTGGGACATTGCTACAGTTTTAAGGCCCTACGCAGAGGTACAAAGCGTGATTCTGAACAATGCAAGAAAGCATGCATTTGTTAAAGTTTATTCAAGAAGCGAGGCTGAAAACGTTTTACTCaacttcaacaaagatGGCTCCTCTCCTTTAAGAACTCGTTGGGGTGTGGGATTTGGTCCAAGGGATTGTTGTGACTACCAACATGGTTACAGTATAATTCCATTACATAGGCTAACTGATGCTGATAAGAAGTGGTGCGTTCATGCACAATGGGGTGGAACGGGCGGCCAACGCCTACAGGGCGGCGTCGTGTTTGAAGAGCCTGATATTATAGTCGGGGAAGGCGTTTCTTCAAAGGCAATTTCGCAGAAAATGCCTACTGACTCTGGTAGAAACGGTCCAAGATCAGGCAAAGCAGACAAAAACTCTGGTTCCACGCCGCCTATGCCCACATACAGAACAAACCAAGCGTCCAACACAAACGAAATGTATCCTCAGGTTCCACAACAGCCATACCAACAACAAATTCCGTATCCTCAACAACCGCAACCTCAAACGGCAGGATACTCGCAACCACAAGCAGCGCAGACTTCTTTTGATGCTACTGCACAATTAAACTCCCTGATGAGCATGCTGaatcaacagcaaaatTGA
- the RPA49 gene encoding DNA-directed RNA polymerase I subunit RPA49 (similar to Saccharomyces cerevisiae RPA49 (YNL248C); ancestral locus Anc_1.112), which translates to MSAKRSIAEVHISEYQDHPSVAIGSFFKGFQAPEGTTFDLYKKKTSKDQFILHGENDKLEYNGETDPESVTSNQYLVGIFNPEKKSVQLYKAPLIASKIFSKHTKNLSGPTIKSNDVRSSALRNALGEAFGTKKAKKAIADLERNRVDSDKLVDSAVDIVDSVRTAAKDLPSRQQLEEQVTHDRPTPLANIDATDVEQIYPVENIIPKRELQVIRVGPLLKETDHEKRLELLPYNKSQYISKKLPALTQATQMTKLQLLFYLSLLLGVYDNRRVNNKVKLLERLSSPSEILLDGVLERFTVLRAGQIGKSKDRSFVIDPQNEDKLLCYILVVILHLNNFIVEISPLAKELGLKPSKLVNLFRVIGAQVKGATVAQAEAFNIPKSSASTYKIATLKVPFKLPQMTRRGRAPR; encoded by the coding sequence ATGTCAGCCAAGAGGAGCATCGCTGAAGTTCATATCAGTGAGTATCAAGATCATCCAAGTGTCGCTATTGGAagctttttcaaaggatTCCAAGCTCCAGAGGGCACTACATTTGATCtatacaaaaagaaaacaagcAAGGATCAATTCATTTTGCATGGGGAAAATGATAAGTTAGAATATAATGGTGAGACGGATCCTGAGTCAGTAACGTCTAATCAATACCTAGTTGGGATTTTCAACccagagaaaaaatcaGTGCAATTATATAAGGCGCCACTAATTGCATCGAAGATCTTTTCGAAACACACAAAAAACCTGTCGGGTCCAACAATCAAGAGTAACGATGTAAGATCTTCTGCGTTGAGAAACGCACTAGGTGAAGCTTTCGGTACGAAAAAGGCAAAGAAGGCAATTGCTGATTTAGAAAGGAACCGTGTCGATTCTGATAAGCTAGTTGATTCCGCCGTTGATATTGTGGACTCTGTAAGAACCGCTGCCAAAGACCTACCTTCGAGACAGCAATTAGAAGAGCAAGTTACCCACGACAGACCTACACCGTTAGCAAATATAGATGCTACTGACGTTGAGCAAATTTATCCTGTGGAAAATATAATACCAAAAAGAGAGTTGCAAGTTATTCGTGTTGGACCTTTACTTAAGGAAACTGACCACGAAAAAAGATTGGAACTTTTACCGTACAACAAATCTCAATAcatttcgaaaaaattACCAGCTTTGACTCAAGCAACCCAAATGACAAAATTACAACTACTGTTCTACCTTTCTTTACTGCTAGGTGTGTACGACAATAGAAGAGTCAACAATAAGGTCAAACTTTTGGAAAGATTATCCTCCCCATCTGAGATTTTACTAGACGGTGTTTTAGAAAGATTTACCGTGCTAAGAGCTGGCCAGATTGGTAAGTCCAAGGATAGATCGTTTGTTATTGATCCACAGAACGAAGATAAATTGTTGTGCTACATCTTGGTTGTCATTTTGcatttgaacaattttatCGTAGAGATCTCACCGTTAGCCAAAGAATTGGGTCTCAAACCATCGAAGCTAGTTAATCTTTTCAGAGTAATTGGCGCACAAGTTAAAGGAGCCACAGTAGCACAGGCTGAAGCCTTCAACATTCCAAAGAGTTCTGCTTCAACATACAAAATTGCTACTCTAAAAGTTCCTTTCAAATTACCACAAATGACAAGAAGGGGTAGAGCACCACGCTAG
- the JJJ3 gene encoding Jjj3p (similar to Saccharomyces cerevisiae JJJ3 (YJR097W); ancestral locus Anc_1.113), translating into MNKTYYEILGLKSDCSIAEIKKAYREKIVSTHPDKSRDLIQNVDGQLTVDDIQEAYKTLGNEQLRLQYDKQILEGHKKRGYHNSGDGLDEYSLDKFFFSAATMEYSMDCPRCHSKDGFHFSEEALEEHAEEKPCGFQVLSQCSACSLWLKVNFDVAEE; encoded by the coding sequence ATGAATAAGACGTACTATGAAATACTTGGTTTGAAATCTGACTGCTCAATCGCGGAGATTAAGAAAGCAtatagagaaaaaattgtcagTACGCATCCAGATAAGTCAAGAGATTTGATTCAGAATGTTGATGGCCAATTGACTGTGGACGACATCCAAGAGGCATACAAAACTCTAGGAAACGAGCAGCTTCGATTGCAATATGATAAGCAGATTCTGGAGGGACACAAGAAGCGAGGATACCATAATTCTGGAGATGGATTAGACGAATATTCTTTGGataagttttttttcagcgCTGCAACCATGGAATACTCTATGGACTGCCCTAGATGTCATTCTAAGGACGGATTTCACTTCAGCGAGGAGGCGCTAGAAGAGCATGCGGAGGAAAAACCTTGCGGATTTCAGGTTTTGTCTCAATGCTCTGCTTGCAGTTTATGGCTCAAGGTGAATTTTGACGTTGCAGAAGAGTAA
- the MRPL17 gene encoding mitochondrial 54S ribosomal protein mL46 (similar to Saccharomyces cerevisiae MRPL17 (YNL252C); ancestral locus Anc_1.108), whose product MLPFRRKIATAAQSAVGNPISAGLLLSRIPVVTPELNKIESQYYDYQSELKKRLMWTFPHYFYFRRGTLAERRFLMAQKGPISKQPGVWFPKGTPDVKHNRERSQKQEIALPRESNEGSEVTQKGSDISRPVVPNARITEADKTGDETSLERKLDRTLYLMVKAQDGSWNFPSFPAYDKPLHISAEEGLRSLGGGSIKTWTVSNTPAAALEIENGGHQFIIKSHILAGEFKLQNKQDFVEYAWLTKEEIQDRVEATYFKSTGFLLADN is encoded by the coding sequence ATGTTACCATTCAGGAGGAAGATAGCTACTGCCGCCCAAAGTGCTGTCGGTAATCCCATTTCGGCTGGTCTCCTGCTATCCCGTATTCCTGTGGTCACTCCCGAACTAAATAAAATCGAGAGTCAGTACTACGATTATCAAAgtgaattgaagaagaggctTATGTGGACATTTCCTCACTATTTCTATTTCAGAAGAGGCACATTAGCGGAACGTCGTTTTCTCATGGCACAAAAGGGACCTATAAGTAAGCAACCCGGCGTATGGTTCCCAAAAGGAACACCAGATGTAAAACACAACAGGGAAAGAAGCCAAAAGCAGGAAATCGCCTTACCGAGGGAGAGTAATGAAGGAAGTGAAGTAACACAGAAGGGCTCCGATATTTCAAGGCCGGTGGTCCCCAATGCCAGAATCACGGAAGCGGACAAAACAGGAGATGAGACAAGTCTCGAAAGGAAACTGGATAGAACATTGTACCTAATGGTGAAAGCGCAGGATGGCTCGTGGAATTTTCCCTCCTTTCCAGCGTACGATAAACCTCTACATATTAGTGCGGAGGAAGGACTGAGGTCTTTGGGCGGTGGAAGTATCAAGACATGGACAGTTTCAAATACTCCAGCTGCAGCAttagaaattgaaaatggtgGTCATCAATTTATCATTAAATCGCATATCTTAGCTGGTGAATTCAAGTTGCAAAATAAACAAGATTTCGTGGAGTACGCTTGGctaacaaaagaagaaatacaAGATCGTGTAGAAGCCACTTACTTCAAGAGCACGGGGTTTTTATTGGCGGACAACTAA
- the TEX1 gene encoding Tex1p (similar to Saccharomyces cerevisiae TEX1 (YNL253W); ancestral locus Anc_1.107) has translation MDTPKVKNMKLLGQEVMSPELSNLLTEKLLSSIMDKPQIEDLEDERYIHVNTRSQSRFAVPVNPNEVMSIEFHPSGKFLAYGRIDGSLTIWILDSSSYAKARKIYLADAIDIDKMVYSLSWNANETSQFATVANTSEIFIWGIDEGKRSLTKLRTLTVGSKVKLFKCFYDPMGNWLLAVTKSEELYLFNVRSDHEMHSTFDVKAIVPDDSIYCVSWNNSGSHIFLGLKSGKLVVLELDETEGISVKSILSSHRASLNCVKMDPWGRYVVTGSTDGTCCIWDLKTLCCELCIDEFDCSVSQVDIDALGKILAICTTDGVVRFYDINSGHLFLQQKIKNSNSDVILLFKPDSTDLIISGKQDILQSHFTPNHYHDVLSLWKTVHEKSRSTSRNKNNISSTINNPDNTRRPNKRVRDHDRITNNSKRERVSQRTSRFTDKRQ, from the coding sequence ATGGACACTCCCAAGGTCAAGAACATGAAACTCTTAGGACAGGAAGTTATGAGTCCTGAATTATCCAATCTCCTCACCGAAAAGCTCCTGTCAAGCATAATGGATAAACCACAAATAGAAGATTTAGAAGACGAAAGATACATTCATGTTAACACGAGATCGCAATCAAGGTTTGCAGTACCTGTAAACCCTAATGAAGTTATGTCTATTGAGTTTCATCCATCCGGCAAATTCTTAGCTTACGGTAGGATCGATGGCTCTTTGACCATCTGGATTTTAGACAGTTCGTCATATGCAAAAGccagaaaaatatatttagCAGATGCTATTGATATCGATAAAATGGTGTATTCATTGAGTTGGAACGCTAATGAGACAAGCCAGTTCGCTACCGTTGCAAACACATCGGAAATTTTCATATGGGGAATAGATGAGGGAAAGAGAAGCTTAACGAAGTTACGAACACTTACGGTTGGCTCCAAAGTAAAGCTTTTTAAATGCTTTTACGATCCCATGGGCAATTGGCTTCTGGCAGTTACCAAATCTGAGGAGTTATACCTTTTCAATGTGAGGTCAGATCACGAAATGCattcaacttttgatgTCAAGGCAATTGTACCAGATGATTCTATATATTGTGTTAGCTGGAATAACAGTGGCTCTCACATTTTCCTAGGCTTGAAGAGTGGAAAACTGGTGGTTCTGGAATTAGATGAGACAGAAGGAATTTCTGTCAAAAGTATTTTGTCCTCCCATAGAGCATCATTAAATTGTGTGAAAATGGATCCATGGGGTAGATATGTAGTAACTGGAAGTACGGACGGTACGTGCTGTATTTGGGACTTGAAAACATTGTGCTGTGAATTAtgtattgatgaatttgattgTTCTGTTTCTCAAGTTGACATAGATGCACTAGGCAAAATCTTAGCTATTTGTACCACAGATGGCGTAGTACGATTTTATGATATAAATTCTGGTCATTTGTTCCTCCagcaaaaaatcaagaattcaaaCTCAGATGTAATTTTGTTATTCAAGCCCGATAGTACAGATTTAATTATTTCTGGTAAACAAGATATATTACAAAGCCATTTTACCCCTAACCACTACCATGACGTTTTATCTCTATGGAAAACAGTGCACGAAAAATCACGTAGTACTTCtcgaaacaaaaataatataaGCAGTACCATAAACAACCCAGATAATACCAGGAGACCAAATAAGAGGGTAAGAGACCATGATAGAATAACAAATAACTctaaaagagaaagagtCTCTCAAAGGACTAGCAGATTCACAGACAAGCGACAATAG